The Helicoverpa armigera isolate CAAS_96S chromosome 28, ASM3070526v1, whole genome shotgun sequence genomic interval TATATCCACTGAATAATTGCCCATGGCTATCAAGAAATCATCCTGGTTAGTCCCGAGCGAACACGCATTCAGCAAACCAAACTTAATACATTTAGTCGGAACCATTTGTGTGTGTCAGTTGTGTATTATGTATAGTCATGTTTCTAcaaagtatgtaaatatgtttgttaaGTGAATATGGTGCGATTATATGTGAAAATGAACTGTtagtgtaataaattaattgtaaataactAGTAATAACTTGTAGATAACTAAGAATAATTGTGTGTGGTGTATGtactatgaaaatgttttttgtgaaAGAGAGTTtgctaaaaagtgtatttttatgtagtgTAGGAATATATATAAGTATCACTTGTGACTCACCATACACGACAGCTAAAATTTGAAGTCCCACATAGAAATAGTTTTGACGCATATTTTCCCAATTACAAATactagataaatatttacaaaataacaaacataaatagtaAACCCATTGTTTAATTGACAGGTCCAAAAATCCTTGTGATATCCTCGTCAGTGCGGATCCTTTGTGTGGAGTCACCAGGTGTCTTCCGTGCAAGTATGCGGCCGCGTTTAGTCCACACAAATCTCCAATTGAAGTGGCTAGCTGCGTCACGCGCCTTCCGAAACAACCGGCGATTTATTTTCGTGAGGCGCTCGTTAAGGAAGAACCGCTGAGGAGCACCAGGCATGTCGAGGTCGGCTGTCGTCGCCCCGCGTCGCACGCGCGCGCTGGCCAGCAGCTCGTCGCGCAGGTCGCGGCGCGCCAGGCGCACGACTATGGCGCGCGGCCGAGTTACTGCCGGCCCGGCAGAATTTGTAGCATTGAGCTGCTTCCCGCCGACACGTTCCGCACTGACAATATCGCGTTCCTCCACCTTGACTCCTAGTTTGAGCCCTATGATCTGGATGATGTGGACGGGGTTATCAGAAGAGGCCTCAGGTATGTTGGAGACTTCAATGTCGTTGCCTAGAAGGTCCTGGTCTCTGTCATTCAACTCCCGCCTCAACTCCTCCACGACCCCGTCCACCGAAGAATGACCCGAAGAAGGCTGCTGCTCTAATGCGCTTATTCTGGCTTCAAGGCTATCTATACGAGTATTGCAGTGATGCATAGAATTTTTTAGCTGCACCATCTCCACCTCCATTTCCCTACGGAACTCCTGTAACTCTCCACGCATCGCTCTCAACTCGTCCAAGAGTGGCCTAATGTCAGCGGCGGCCACAGAGGCATAGTAAGGTGAAGGAGTAGGAGCAGACGATGGATTCCCCGGTTGTTCCTCGCAGATCTCAGGCGCTCGGCGGCAACTATCAATCGCCGTGTTCGGTGGACTTGCCTCCACGCATGCAAGCCCAGGGCTTTCAGCAAGGAGAGGACTTACAGCTGAACCTCTGACCGGAGTCTCAGCCCCATTATCCCTGACCTGGTTCCTCTTGCATTCCGGACAACGCCAGCTTGCAGGAACCACTGCTTTAGTAGCAACTCTAACGCATTCACGGTGGTATAGCAGCTGGCACTTGCCACACCTAGCGCCCTCTAACGTCTTGATGTAGCGACCGCATCCTCCACACTTGGTTCCGGGCATGATGATAGACGAGAAGCCAACTTAAGATCAAGTGGGTTCAACGTTTGCCCGCTAGATGGCGCCACTAAGCTTAAAGACTAAATGGTTCAGCGTTACGCTCGCTAGATGGCGCCACTGAGGCTGACTCAATTGATCGATGACAGGTGCAGCGAGAATATCTTTCCACTGTCAACCAGTTCTTAACGAGAATATCCTCGATATCAACAAACAGTTGCTGGGAATGGAGGGTAGGAATTATTTACGCCAAGTCActgcaaatattgttttaacaaaTGTAGTTTGTTACACACACTGGTTTCTACCAACTAAAATGTATGTCACTATTTGTTTCACTGTGTACACAATAAAGTTAATGACTATGCAGATACTTGAGTTTAtgatttttaaaagataaaagtaaGTAAACAGGTCTACACCGATAAACGTCAACGTCAGTTCATCCAATTGTGGTTGTACATCCAAATGTACTGGTTTTATCTCGATCATTTATAATGGCTGGACCCACGGACGTATTTATAGCTTTGACAAGGTCCACAAGGTAAAAAAGCAGAACTCAGCCTAAACTGCAGCAATGTAGGTATACTTTTGTAACTGAAGGCGTAAGCTCGACCTTTAGTAACGGAGGTGTGCAGCTTCTGAAcgggattttttttgttattttttaggaCTTAACGTATAATGTAGCTCAAATGTAGGTTCATAATTTTTGTTGGatgataaatgcaaaaataaaaatacatagctcTTAAATGCGGGACCAGAACGAGCGCGACTTTTTGATGTTTTGTATCTCAGGttagcttaaaataaatatttatatacaccCCCCCCCTCCCTTGTATACGTCCATGGCTGGACTAAACAAAATATCAACGCGACCCTGCCAGTAGGTAATAGTGTCCCATTTTACATTTCGGGtactacaacaaaaaaacttctACTCACATCGCACTTATAAGGCCTCTCGTTAGTATGCAGCCTCTGATGCCACAGTAAAGATCGTTCATCCACAAAGTACCCTCCGCAAGTAGAACACATGGTACGCTTCTCGTTGGCCTGTTTCTGCTTGACAGTTGATTTTTGTGCTTCTTTCTTTACTGGGACGCTCTTGTCGGTGCTGGAAGATTAGTAAGACATTATAAGAATTTATTACCaacctttttcttttgttcCAATGACAGACAAAACTGATCAGAtaggtcgctccttgtaaaatggTGTCATtacggttagactgaaagcaaaccccaacatagtaggctaggcagatgatgatagaaAAGACGAAAAATAGCAATGTAAATTTCAGAATCAAAAACAAGTCCCTTTATCGTAATCTTTTACCTTTTCATGTTAACTATTTGCCATAAAGGCACGTCTCTATTATTATGACtgtgttttctatttaatttggcACGTAAGTCAATAAAGGTTCACCATCCCTGTAGTGTAGGCTAAAGTAACAACAGTCCATGTACTTGTAACTAATGTAGAATACCTAATGCTATAGTGGAAAGAGTCATGATTTACCCTCAAGATACATTTTGAACACAGACGAGATACGCAACACGTGCACTTGGAATCAAATACTTCACAAGAAAACTAAAGAGATggaaattttaatacaaaaattttgtttaatatcttttttatttttatttttttaaataatattcacatACCTGTTCTCTCCCATTTTCTGTTCATGTTTCTTGATATGCATCTCAAAGCTCATTTCTCCCTTATACATCTTGCCGCAGTAGTAACATGTGAACTTCTTACAATGCTTAGTGTCATAGTGCTGACGCAGAGACACTTCATCTTCTAAGATCACTCCGCATATCTCGCAGATGTGTGCGTTTTCTGCCTGTTAAGGTTTTGTTATATgtagtaagttatttttaacatcaGCGCCAAAAGAGGGGTGAATTAAGTTTAATAGTGGATAGATGTGACTGGCTACCATAGCTCTTAGCGGATGAACTGATTCAAATGTGGTTTGTTTTTGAGCATAAATTAGTCGGAAAAATACGATATACATGCATTACCTACTTTGATGGGCACCAGAGTGTATGAAGTGAATGTAGAGTTATGTCTATCtatattatatgaaatatttatttatttaaacttcgtgcaacaaaaatattacataggcggacttaatggctatttccagtcaaccttataatataattaatgaaatatcaTTCTCAATATCATTCAACTGCAACTTAATCTGCTTAAGAAATACTTgaaaaaatttatataatttttcttaTGCCATGCCTCAGGTGTCATAtgcatttgtaaataaaatcttcaatcaatcaaaatcaagtATCTACAAACCTTACTAATATTCTTCCTCCTCTCGTGCCACTTGAGATGCTTGATGATGGTACTTCTCTTCTTAAACACAGTGTTACACAGTGCGCACTGGTGTACGTTAGTATGAGTCTTCAAGTGACTGTGGTATTCTTGATAATCTTCCGTTACTGCTTTACAAAcctgcaattttatttgtatactaTTTTTAGTATTGTAGTTTTGTATTGGAATACAAAGCTTTTTAGCTtagtatttcaataataaaagcttttaaacatAGACATtgagggccttactacaaaaactttaaaccctgttttacacttgtctaataaaattttggctgcaaaatgaaccatatgtcaacgtcataatttgtcatttttttagacaaggcataaactgacgtttaaaagtttttgtggtaagacggtgaatgtttttttttacctgactGTGAGTTGCAAAGAAAGGTAAAGTCTTTATCAGtctatttacatatgtatttgtgaCTGGTAAAAATgaaagaacaatgtcagacatccatagtaacttaggctcaataaaaatatttcatggacagtgaaaattcttacagttttttgtgtagtttaatttcagaagcttttctatgttttccacttttgcattgaacttctcaaaaccaaattattccaaattattataaaacgaaaaacctgaactcgataaataaaataattacttattaaaatgataattttttttgaaaagttctagataataattaaatattttataagaagttagtattttatatttaaattgttgtagtaaagaactttgtgtccgtgaggatttagttttaaaagttgattggGTGGGCTGAAACCTGACATTGTTATTTACTCTCTTAACAATGTTTTTGCATTTCAATTTAATTCATAGAGCATTAGAGATGTTTCAGCATTAGTAGTTCATACTTTTAAACCCACcttacaaacatacagattaACATTATGTTCAGTTTTCATATGCTCCTGTAATTTAGCAATAAAGTGATATTTGACGGGACACCTGCTACAATGCTTAGTTGACATCGGACCTCTTTTCCTTCTCCGTTTAGGCTTTTCCCCTTCATCAACTCTTAACGATGCTCTAAACTTCTCCATGAATGGTTCTGCCTCTTCAAGTTGCATCAGGTTACCGTCCGGTAGTGCTCGGTAGAATGCTAGCTCACCATCATCTTGTATTATAAACactacattatcatcatcatctttctcTATACTTTGCTTTTCGGGaacttcagtttttatttttttaataatttcggtATCATTTTCTTTACCTATTGCGTGGAGATGGAAATCATAATCAGGTGTATTGATCAACATTTCCGGTAGAGAGAAACATAgcgttttatttgttgtttcccCTATTAATTGAATTTGGTCAATATTGTGAAGTAATTCGTCGGTGTAAAAATTCAGGACTTCTTGACTCCGTTTGGATAGCAAATAAAACTTGTATGCCATGGAGGCCATCATGAAGCAATTGATGCAAATATTGTAGTTTTCTGTATTTGGTAACTGAAAAAAggtaaaagttactttttaaaagattaGGTGGTGGTAAATAGCGTTTGCTCTGCCTAGTTCCTCGATAGGCAGCCAAAGAACcacaaataattacattaaaagtgTATTGAAAGAGGTTGCTTCTGAAcaattaaaaagcaataaaaacttaCCGTAACTTCGCACATTATCTCCAACACATCCGCAATGCAATACTCCTTATCATATTTACATACTTTCGTGAATACATTCTCATACTGGTCCGGGAGAGGCTTCAAACAATTTATGCACAGGTTTTCACTGAGCGTACCATTTGAGAGATGTTTGATCACCAACTTCAAGTCCAAGGGATTAGCCATCTTCTCAGATGCTCAATACAGCAACTCCTGTCAGGAAAACAATTTAATGCACTCATATCGACTTCTTTTCGCTAAGATAACCAAaccaaaataactaaattcaGAATTTACCACCAAATCGACAACTACAGAAAAGATGCGTTCTGGGAATTTATACGCAAGCTGATTCACAAAAGGATCCGTTCAATTTTGCTTTTCGACGCCATGTTgtagaagttatttttactaCTTACTAACAAATTCATTAGTCGATTAATGAGCGCTGTCATAAAAATCACCTTCCCAGCTACACGGTGTGATATTGAATGAAAATGTGTTCATACTTTAAGCTCTAGTGTTTGCTACCGCCTCTATGTTCtaaaactttattgaaaaacttCGAATTAAAGACCCAGTTTTGGTCGTCTCCATTTCTTGTTCGACTATTAACTTACAACTTTTAGTcgattaaaagaaaaatgttgtaaaaaaagTACAGATAAAAAATGGAAAACATTAATAACTGTCAAAATTATAGTGCAAAGTGGaatgtttagattttattaatttgcactagaatttgaaattttataataactaaGCTATTATCAGTGTCACAAATGAATACAATAATCGTGTAATTCTCGCATGAGCGTAAAACCCCATGCAAGTAGCTCGTGTGAATTACGTATGAACGTAATTTTCAGTATAATCAGCGGTGTTAGCTAATTAGTGATTCTTGTATTAAAATTACGTTCAATAATCGGCGACTGTAGATAATGAAGCAATGTTCCGGTCGTGCCTTTAGCTgagtaaatgaaaataatatgttttgtaaTAGCTTAATGTTGTGtatgttaatataaaatatttgatcgAAGGCGTAATGGATACCTGTGTGTAAGGGGACTCTGATTGTAAGCAATCTGATTCTAATAAGTAAGTGCGACCTTGAgggtcataatttattttatacagtatTTACAGCTCATTATGTATGGTATATAATTTCGATATTTCCTGCAAATCAGTGCATTCATAAGGTTATAGGCAAtgtttaaacatttgttttggaAACATCAAATTGCTGAGCAAAAGTTTTTAGAGTGAATAGTTGCCAATATTATCTTATCTTAGATCATATTTTAATCTATGTTCACTCAAACGTTTTTGATTGTTGAAAAATGGAAAACCCAACAATTTAtgcattttaatgttttacaagTGAAGGCTtagattaagaaaataaaataaaacattaggtACTTCCAGCCTGTATAGAATCTATGGTTACACTTGTCTAATTTCATTAATAGACCATAAAGTCAAAATCAGTTACTAGTCAAATACCATTACCAATTTTCTCTTGGTAAGATAGAATCAACAAGTAGGTGGGTAACT includes:
- the LOC126056412 gene encoding uncharacterized protein LOC126056412; this translates as MRHRNGGGRSFQQCVAANLKDPLKAVVRCIGTTRGQTMDRIPCFSWSKNPCDILVSADPLCGVTRCLPCKYAAAFSPHKSPIEVASCVTRLPKQPAIYFREALVKEEPLRSTRHVEVGCRRPASHARAGQQLVAQVAARQAHDYGARPSYCRPGRICSIELLPADTFRTDNIAFLHLDS
- the LOC110371429 gene encoding zinc finger protein 2 isoform X1, whose product is MANPLDLKLVIKHLSNGTLSENLCINCLKPLPDQYENVFTKVCKYDKEYCIADVLEIMCEVTLPNTENYNICINCFMMASMAYKFYLLSKRSQEVLNFYTDELLHNIDQIQLIGETTNKTLCFSLPEMLINTPDYDFHLHAIGKENDTEIIKKIKTEVPEKQSIEKDDDDNVVFIIQDDGELAFYRALPDGNLMQLEEAEPFMEKFRASLRVDEGEKPKRRRKRGPMSTKHCSRCPVKYHFIAKLQEHMKTEHNVNLYVCKVCKAVTEDYQEYHSHLKTHTNVHQCALCNTVFKKRSTIIKHLKWHERRKNISKAENAHICEICGVILEDEVSLRQHYDTKHCKKFTCYYCGKMYKGEMSFEMHIKKHEQKMGENSTDKSVPVKKEAQKSTVKQKQANEKRTMCSTCGGYFVDERSLLWHQRLHTNERPYKCDVCGRGFVSQNRRNQHAVCAHTAPARRCPLCPALFHLRSMVNTHIKKVHLKAHKRRNRISKHQNVHWRTETVPIQELSVDIQNDILELQAANNQQEWAAEESQSEMNEMDITLPRSYVRQERLEASDKKNRPYAVDLKTHRLLPQQNNEI
- the LOC110371429 gene encoding zinc finger protein 2 isoform X2, producing the protein MANPLDLKLVIKHLSNGTLSENLCINCLKPLPDQYENVFTKVCKYDKEYCIADVLEIMCEVTLPNTENYNICINCFMMASMAYKFYLLSKRSQEVLNFYTDELLHNIDQIQLIGETTNKTLCFSLPEMLINTPDYDFHLHAIGKENDTEIIKKIKTEVPEKQSIEKDDDDNVVFIIQDDGELAFYRALPDGNLMQLEEAEPFMEKFRASLRVDEGEKPKRRRKRGPMSTKHCSRCPVKYHFIAKLQEHMKTEHNVNLYVCKVCKAVTEDYQEYHSHLKTHTNVHQCALCNTVFKKRSTIIKHLKWHERRKNISKAENAHICEICGVILEDEVSLRQHYDTKHCKKFTCYYCGKMYKGEMSFEMHIKKHEQKMGENSTDKSVPVKKEAQKSTVKQKQANEKRTMCSTCGGYFVDERSLLWHQRLHTNERPYKCDVCGRGFVSQNRRNQHAVCAHTAPARRCPLCPALFHLRSMVNTHIKKVHLKAHKRRNRISKHQNVHWRTETVPIQELSVDIQNDILELQAANNQQEWVRGS